A genome region from Fusarium musae strain F31 chromosome 5, whole genome shotgun sequence includes the following:
- a CDS encoding hypothetical protein (EggNog:ENOG41), whose translation MPGRTSPTPSVMTQEAYRKRKEEQNSEDEEENINYDSDDDNKPKKQNDQRKRQEAHLAGYRQQMMKTTEGPPSIEHSRIPSIQGPWMNIPDDDSDDDVPLAMLQARSQRDRMSRLAGVRSNPNLRASAQQHMMRPGSAQGKPDNGYHLRLPSFATNLPQDPFQDPFQDPFQTKKPMFTGGLISVIANEERAKASRRGTPSASFQAPQNPFALTGASPYMPSPYGAPMPHQLSRPQTPSGQIHQQIPQGIQDQMQFIQTMTIPQRPGTSGSMAPAVKPALPAYGGYAQSIPPAERSNVGLPSRYRAVSKQKA comes from the exons ATGCCAGGCCGTACTTCCCCAACACCAAGTGTCATGACACAAGAAGCCTACCGAAAGCGAAAAGAGGAACAGAAcagcgaagacgaagaagaaaacatcaaCTACGATTCCGACGACGATAACAAaccaaagaagcaaaatGATCAGCGGAAACGTCAAGAAGCGCACCTCGCTGGGTACCGACAAcaaatgatgaagacgaccgAAGGACCCCCCTCAATAGAACACTCTCGCATTCCCTCTATACAAGGTCCATGGATGAATATCCCCGATGATgatagcgacgacgacgTCCCGCTAGCGATGCTGCAGGCCCGAAGTCAGCGCGATCGCATGTCTCGCTTGGCGGGCGTTCGATCAAACCCTAATCTCCGAGCTTCCGCACAACAACACATGATGAGACCTGGTTCGGCGCAGGGAAAGCCCGATAATGGCTACCATCTGCGCTTACCATCTTTCGCAACAAATCTTCCCCAAGATCCTTTCCAAGATCCGTTTCAAGATCCCTTCCAGACGAAGAAGCCAATGTTTACGGGCGGTTTGATCAGCGTGATTGCGAATGAGGAACGCGCTAAGGCTTCCCGCCGAGGGACGCCGAGTGCTAGTTTTCAAGCACCGCAGAATCCGTTTGCTTTGACGGGTGCATCACCATATATGCCTTCACCATATGGCGCGCCAATGCCACATCAACTATCTCGGCCGCAAACGCCTTCTGGGCAAATACATCAGCAAATACCACAAGGCATTCAGGACCAAATGCAATTTATACAAACGATGAC CATCCCGCAACGGCCGGGAACGAGTGGAAGCATGGCTCCGGCGGTGAAGCCTGCGCTGCCGGCTTATGGCGGTTATGCTCAGAGCATCCCGCCGGCGGAGAGGAGTAATGTCGGGTTGCCTAGTCGATACAGGGCGGTGTCGAAGCAGAAGGCGTGA
- a CDS encoding hypothetical protein (EggNog:ENOG41): MVNPSKTWVAYLALGFVEPSLGLYDKQSQRVGYNPLVKQWNGPDSNLTATLHLVDPSYVSVFEKRRQIDLLTWATVAGAAGATIMASESAMNIYKGIADIIKSKSNHNSCSMTTGTDSNGHMIEGYAYLATTSGHDCKTTAETKTILAAVKDCADWQHKHGAIMGCCVLSHGGTWKGHLRLTSQPNKYPAHAVNCD, from the coding sequence ATGGTCAACCCCAGCAAAACTTGGGTTGCTTACCTCGCACTTGGCTTTGTTGAACCGAGTCTTGGGCTGTATGACAAGCAGAGTCAACGCGTAGGCTACAACCCCCTCGTCAAGCAATGGAACGGCCCCGACTCGAACCTCACCGCAACCCTGCACCTCGTTGATCCTAGCTACGTCTCCGTTTTCGAGAAACGTCGCCAGATCGACCTTCTGACATGGGCTACGGTGGCCGGAGCCGCTGGCGCTACAATTATGGCTTCCGAGTCAGCAATGAATATCTACAAGGGGATCGCTGATATTATCAAGAGCAAGTCGAACCATAATTCTTGCTCCATGACAACTGGCACCGACTCGAACGGACATATGATTGAGGGCTATGCGTACCTGGCGACCACCAGTGGCCATGATTGCAAGACCACGGCCGAGACGAAAACTATCCTGGCGGCGGTCAAGGACTGTGCTGATTGGCAGCATAAACATGGAGCTATTATGGGCTGTTGTGTGCTGTCTCACGGCGGAACTTGGAAAGGCCATCTGCGTCTCACGTCTCAGCCTAACAAGTACCCAGCACATGCGGTGAACTGCGACTAG
- a CDS encoding hypothetical protein (EggNog:ENOG41), translating to MSPVVRDAIITCDALEMRYLWVDALCILQGKADIADWEVESQKMNDIFRNAYVTLCPSSSNGCREGFLGQRKLHPGIRVKTPITSNAVFQNESREYSIIPYDVKAITPSFMFTFEFTDSKWYSRAWVWQEVNFSARLVIFGPTFVFFRCPEILICENGARNDTAVIQKGLNEYHSKRYQDAQPFAFFRTCVESISTMDISFESDRLAAVAGVAKQVSQATGSQYAAGLWVDDIFKDLIFERNTRDKGGLEKYVESLRDRHLAIGPTWSWPGHRGGVSWDSNFSSVNRETLEFDGGDWEYECEYLDITTDKVGDNLFGQVTRGTLAVTTKVTSLKEVAAHHEGDDDELMKEMLFTPEYSSQIACGIKWNWDVDVTETPRLLADKILVIAFSTCLYELRSEIENLYGLMVYPAEKEGEYYRIGSFEAQSSADDDEEKDTGYLIAQKWEEKEIAII from the coding sequence ATGTCCCCCGTCGTTCGCGATGCTATCATAACTTGCGACGCGTTAGAGATGCGTTACTTATGGGTCGATGCGCTCTGTATTTTGCAGGGTAAGGCTGATATAGCGGACTGGGAGGTGGAAAGCCAGAAGATGAACGACATCTTTCGCAACGCCTACGTTACGCTTTGCCCCTCGTCGTCGAACGGCTGTCGAGAAGGCTTTCTTGGTCAACGCAAACTTCACCCTGGAATCCGTGTCAAGACGCCAATAACCTCAAATGCCGTATTCCAGAACGAGAGTCGAGAATATTCCATCATCCCATACGACGTCAAGGCGATCACACCCTCTTTCATGTTCACCTTTGAGTTCACAGACTCCAAGTGGTACAGCCGCGCGTGGGTATGGCAGGAAGTCAACTTCTCCGCTAGACTGGTCATCTTCGGCCCGACGTTTGTCTTCTTTCGGTGTCCGGAGATTCTGATCTGCGAGAACGGCGCAAGAAATGATACGGCAGTTATCCAGAAAGGACTGAATGAGTACCATAGTAAGCGATACCAAGATGCACAGCCATTTGCGTTCTTCAGAACGTGCGTGGAAAGCATCTCGACCATGGATATCAGCTTTGAATCAGATCGCTTAGCTGCAGTGGCAGGTGTTGCCAAGCAGGTTTCTCAAGCGACGGGTAGTCAATATGCTGCAGGCCTATGGGTCGATGACATCTTCAAAGATCTAATATTTGAGAGAAATACTCGTGACAAGGGGGGGCTTGAGAAGTACGTTGAGTCGCTGCGGGATAGGCACCTGGCCATAGGGCCTACATGGTCGTGGCCTGGGCACAGAGGTGGAGTCTCTTGGGATTCGAACTTCTCGTCCGTGAATCGTGAGACTTTAGAGTTTGATGGTGGAGACTGGGAGTACGAGTGCGAATACCTCGACATCACCACTGACAAAGTTGGCGACAACTTGTTTGGCCAAGTAACCCGCGGCACTTTAGCTGTGACAACAAAAGTGACATCTTTGAAAGAAGTCGCAGCACACCACGAGGGAGACGACGATGAGCTGATGAAGGAAATGTTGTTTACGCCGGAGTATAGCAGCCAGATTGCCTGCGGTATCAAATGGAACTGGGACGTTGATGTCACGGAAACGCCGAGGCTTCTCGCTGATAAGATTCTGGTCATAGCATTCTCTACTTGTTTGTATGAGCTACGCAGTGAGATTGAAAACCTGTACGGATTGATGGTGTATCCGGCGGAGAAGGAGGGCGAATATTACAGAATAGGCTCCTTTGAAGCACAAAGTTCggctgatgacgatgaggagaaggataCTGGGTATCTCATAGCACAAAAgtgggaagagaaagaaattgCCATCATTTAG
- a CDS encoding hypothetical protein (EggNog:ENOG41): MYEASKYSESQLARMQILVLGLPRTGTQSLADALAILGISPIYHTREVGKKNHADLWTALMYEKFDKGGSSKPLGDLVTILSNYEGVSDYPAAIFVDELLAAYPEAAVILTARSEDSWAKSMKQTIVHYLEHRVIDETTPMAVMSRTYSKFCWDDDFEKNGLALFRRHNEQVKLTAKERKFLEYTVGDGWEPLCAFLETPVPENIPFPRKDDWLGYKKQIHK; this comes from the exons ATGTACGAAGCTTCAAAGTACAGCGAATCTCAGCTTGCGAGGATGCAAATTTTAGTTCTTGGATTGCCCCGGACGGGTACACAAT CCCTCGCTGATGCACTGGCAATACTTGGCATCTCTCCGATCTACCACACGCGAGAAGTAGGCAAAAAAAACCATGCGGATCTCTGGACAGCCCTTATGTATGAAAAGTTCGATAAAGGTGGTTCCTCAAAGCCTTTGGGAGATCTTGTCACAATTCTGTCGAATTACGAAGGCGTCTCGGATTACCCTGCCGCCATATTCGTCGATGAATTGCTCGCAGCCTATCCTGAAGCAGCCGTCATTTTGACAGCGCGGTCTGAAGATTCATGGGCAAAGAGCATGAAGCAAACCATCGTGCACTATCTTGAACATCGAGTGATTGACGAAACAACTCCCATGGCGGTCATGTCTAGAACCTACAGCAAGTTCTGTTGGGACGAcgactttgagaagaatggtCTGGCTCTTTTTCGACGACATAATGAGCAAGTTAAATTGACAGCCAAAGAGAGGAAGTTCCTAGAGTACACAGTAGGTGATGGTTGGGAGCCATTATGTGCTTTCCTAGAGACACCTGTCCCTGAGAATATACCTTTTCCGAGAAAGGATGACTGGTTAGGGTACAAGAAACAGATACACAAGTAA
- a CDS encoding hypothetical protein (EggNog:ENOG41) — protein MEPVGATASILTFVTVAFSATKSIYGALSAIKDGPEILSSISDEVSQLQSILQRILQVVSSTARPADRSKLEQMVKKCRDDLLGFEAKLRQLDVAGADGRRGQLWRKFKICFEEKDLDRIRHVIGRHVQLLTLYLGTMQDQQASLIAAQSTEILAGVQKLQQSSPAATQSNEILTRIQELQHTSPTATQLNEVLVSLQQLQQDMAVLQVSSTAAQTQIGSSGISPRVVELDDENSPISQQTTLDDTIGRLMQLLEKKPCTIEFDDAQEIFDDLERLLQSIRDDAQSTKAGEGDQDKDTDVSKEMKLFTSLIFSAQSLRVNQAVPNLKRTDELLRGY, from the exons ATGGAGCCCGTGGGTGCTACCGCCAGCATACTCACGTTTGTGACTGTCGCGTTTTCCGCTACCAAGTCAATTTACGGCGCCCTGTCAGCAATCAAAGACGGTCCCGAAATCCTTAGCTCTATCAGCGATGAAGTCTCCCAGCTCCAGAGTATTCTTCAGAGAATATTGCAAGTGGTGTCATCAACAGCGAGACCTGCCGATAGATCAAAGCTTGAGCAAATGGTCAAGAAATGCAGAGATGATTTGCTCGGATTTGAGGCCAAGCTTCGCCAACTCGATGTCGCAGGAGCCGATGGCCGAAGAGGCCAATTATGGCGAAAGTTCAAGATCTGCTTTGAAGAGAAAGACCTCGATCGGATCCGTCATGTGATCGGGAGGCATGTCCAACTACTCACACTCTATTTGGGCACCATGCAGGACCAGCAGGCGTCGCTCATCGCAGCACAATCAACCGAAATACTTGCCGGTGTCCAAAAACTCCAGCAGTCATCACCTGCAGCCACACAGTCAAACGAGATACTTACTCGTATCCAAGAACTCCAGCACACATCTCCTACAGCAACACAACTAAATGAAGTGCTTGTTTCTCTccaacagcttcaacaagataTGGCAGTATTGCAAGTATCCAGCACAGCTGCTCAAACTCAAATCGGGTCGTCAGGCATTTCACCAAGGGTTGTAGAACTCGACGACGAGAATTCACCAATTTCGCAACAGACCACTCTGGATGATACCATCGGTCGATTGATGCAGTTACTGGAAAAGAAGCCCTGCACTATTGAGTTCGATGACGCACAGGAAATATTCGACGACCTGGAGCGCCTATTGCAGTCTATTCGGGATGATGCACAGTCTACAAAAGCCGGGGAAGGGGATCAGGATAAAGATACAGACGTCTCAAAGGAGATGAAGCTATTTACAAGTCTGATTTTCTCGGCCCAATCTTTGAGAGTCAACCAAGCCG TGCCTAACTTGAAAAGAACCGATGAACTCCTTCGAGGTTACTGA
- a CDS encoding hypothetical protein (EggNog:ENOG41), whose product MPSESPNTISIKRSSKNNTPSNLSFGEISIAKVNDQMVYAPGVVKSHIQRSDTQRPAGGTENRKEAAVPDHNAADEANSTATGKNDN is encoded by the exons ATGCCATCCGAGTCTCCCAATACCATTTCTATAAAGAGGAGCAGTAAGAACAACACGCCAAGCAATTTATCCTTTGGAGAAATCAGCATTGCTAAAGTTAATGATCAAATGGTGTACGCTCCTGGTGTTGTCAAATCTCATATCCAGCGATCGGATACCCAGCGGCCCGCAGGAGGGACCGAAAACCGAAAGGAAGCGGCTGTTCCCGACCATAATGCGGCCGATGAGGCCAATAGTACCGCTACTG gAAAGAATGATAACTAG
- a CDS encoding hypothetical protein (EggNog:ENOG41), producing the protein MTVPWKVSAIAALWLGATAIGASLEQETSSGAAVFTHPVYPRVFVPRQEQEIPAEDRNPPPIIPNPQPNQAGSPNTPVPVPEPETTVEPMNPPDPATTIAAPEPEITTEPENPPPPATTQNPDHPENPKTTDVAPVPVPVPVPVPNKPDDPKNPDDPDKPDDPKKPEGPKTPDLPDLPDVPKIPDVPKVPDTPNDPKKPGNPQEPKDPDDPKDPKDPKDPENPDPKDPENPDPKDPENPDPKDPEDPKDPQNPQDPNEPDDCEKKDPAPCTKTVSFFSESETTVYVTCPVPIDCPAKQTPTVTTSIFPEESVLFGEVPADNEAIPTMEAIEDDTSRYFQQVFDDENISINDAQHPDVQCQQQSSDDVPRDCFMSVYSKFCADINGHEGDELSKNLTGADAESGSQEKRASLNMRRHMLRERAEFCEGWVFEYDWSGAQGDCQIPCGDSMYAFGDECFDSENSFLEGTIDVGCGTYKYTAMPTTSTTAPPFHLTGLPTLTDVPGPISTPDGSSCAETATNTQCAQGGGGRGQACVENTYCASWVSTQPTEAPEPPEEKITPLELGPVFCKNRGGDHKDVSPGAVKSLADAYCEANVPADMKSDSPAAGITKSDLYYYEVSWVEGCKTTVESQDPYWPLGKDGPLCKDLFVKAYAGCDNGGIGGYIDAGCVRYMFLGAQ; encoded by the exons ATGACGGTACCCTGGAAGGTCAGCGCCATTGCAGCATTATGGCTAGGTGCTACAGCAATTGGTGCAAGCCTTGAACAAGAAACCTCCTCTGGTGCAGCTGTATTCACGCACCCAGTCTATCCCAGGGTATTTGTTCCAAGGCAAGAACAAGAGATCCCAGCTGAGGACCGCAACCCTCCTCCAATCATCCCAAACCCTCAACCAAATCAGGCCGGAAGCCCAAACACGCCTGTACCTGTTCCTGAGCCAGAGACAACAGTTGAGCCCATGAATCCTCCCGATCCAGCTACAACAATAGCGGCACCCGAGCCAGAGATAACAACGGAGCCTGAgaaccctcctcctccagctaCTACACAGAACCCTGATCACCCAGAGAATCCGAAAACAACAGATGTAGCTCCTGTGCCTGTACCAGTACCGGTTCCAGTTCCGAACAAACCTGATGATCCTAAAAACCCTGACGATCCAGACAAGCCTGATGATCCCAAAAAGCCCGAGGGTCCTAAGACTCCGGACCTTCCAGATCTCCCTGATGTCCCTAAGATTCCTGATGTACCCAAGGTTCCCGACACGCCTAACGATCCTAAGAAACCTGGCAACCCTCAAGAACCCAAGGATCCCGATGACCCTAAAGATCCTAAAGACCCGAAGGATCCTGAGAACCCAGACCCTAAAGACCCTGAGAACCCGGATCCCAAAGATCCAGAGAATCCTGATCCTAAAGATCCCGAAGATCCCAAGGACCCTCAAAATCCTCAAGACCCCAATGAGCCAGATGATTGTGAGAAAAAGGATCCGGCACCATGCACAAAGACCGTGTCTTTCTTTTCAGAGAGCGAGAC TACCGTCTACGTAACATGCCCTGTGCCTATCGACTGCCCCGCCAAACAGACCCCCaccgtcaccaccagcatcTTCCCCGAGGAGTCCGTTCTCTTCGGCGAAGTCCCAGCGGACAACGAAGCTATTCCGACAATGGAAGCTATCGAAGACGACACCTCTCGATACTTCCAGCAAGTCTTTGATGACGAAAACATCTCTATTAATGATGCTCAACACCCAGATGTTCAATGCCAACAACAGAGTAGCGACGACGTTCCTCGCGATTGTTTCATGTCGGTCTACTCCAAGTTCTGCGCTGATATTAACGGACACGAGGGCGATGAGCTAAGCAAGAACCTCACTGGCGCTGATGCCGAAAGCGGGTCTCAAGAGAAGCGTGCGTCGCTGAATATGAGAAGACATATGCTTCGCGAGCGAGCTGAGTTTTGTGAGGGCTGGGTGTTCGAATACGATTGGAGCGGTGCACAGGGCGATTGCCAGATTCCATGTGGTGACTCAATGTACGCTTTTGGTGACGAGTGCTTTGACTCTGAGAACAGCTTTCTCGAGGGTACCATTGATGTAGGATGCGGCACCTACAAGTACACCGCTATGcctacaacatcaacaacagcaccacCATTCCACTTGACTGGCCTCCCAACTCTCACCGACGTTCCAGGACCTATCTCTACACCTGACGGTAGTTCATGTGCCGAGACAGCGACTAACACCCAGTGCGCTCAGGGCGGCGGTGGTAGAGGCCAAGCCTGCGTTGAGAACACATACTGCGCATCATGGGTCTCAACTCAGCCTACAGAAGCCCCAGAACCAccagaggagaagatcacACCTTTGGAGCTGGGACCAGTGTTTTGCAAGAACAGAGGCGGTGACCATAAGGATGTCAGCCCAGGCGCCGTGAAATCTCTAGCAGATGCCTACTGCGAGGCCAATGTGCCCGCCGACATGAAGTCAGACAGCCCTGCCGCTGGTATCACCAAGAGTGATCTGTATTACTACGAGGTTTCTTGGGTTGAAGGGTGCAAGACGACTGTCGAGTCACAGGATCCGTATTGGCCGCTTGGAAAGGATGGCCCGCTTTGCAAAGATTTATTTGTCAAAGCTTATGCAGGCT GTGACAATGGCGGTATTGGAGGATACATCGATGCTGGCTGTGTACGATACATGTTCCTCGGCGCTCAGTAG
- a CDS encoding hypothetical protein (EggNog:ENOG41) has protein sequence MHPGYYTIAPLRLEKSQCSPKDPPKSIHLSVHLADTRGWSKRPKIENLKEKTDDDKPEDEKPNGKSDGDHDTGSGDTEAAKLGKFQATVENSENCGNENEEGEDDEGGSDDKAKAKKSWFFGFAFFGTVLITKVPHANVPLDVNYMIARDFVAVDKVKKKEDDKEGDADGDDEGGEGDAKEQAIKTMDESPKGDDKEGKETDKKNDKSKHKRSWNLLIKPDK, from the exons ATGCATCCGGGAT ATTACACTATTGCTCCTCTACGTTTAGAAAAGTCGCAGTGCTCACCCAAAGACCCTCCCAAGTCCATTCATTTAAGTGTCCATTTGGCGGACACTCGTGGTTGGTCAAAGAGGCCCAAGATTGAGAACTTG AAAGAGAAAACCGACGACGATAAGCCTGAGGATGAAAAGCCAAATGGGAAGAGTGATGGCGATCACGACACTGGCAGCGGAGATACCGAGGCggccaagcttggcaaaTTCCAAGCAACTGTAGAGAATTCGGAAAATTGTGGCAACGAGAATGAGGAAggggaagatgatgaaggaggtTCCGACGACAAAGCGAAAGCAAAGAAGTCTTGGTTCTTCGGCTTTGCCTTTTTCGGAACCGTGCTTATCACCAAAGTTCCCCATGCAAATGTCCCACTGGACGTGAACTATATGATTGCGAGGGactttgttgctgttgacaaggtaaagaagaaagaagatgacAAAGAGGGTGATGCCGATGGTGACGATGAAGGCGGAGAAGGAGATGCAAAAGAACAGGCAATCAAGACGATGGACGAAAGTCCTAAGGGTGATGACAAGGAGGGCAAGGAAAccgacaagaagaacgacaAATCTAAGCATAAAAGAAGCTGGAATCTGCTCATCAAGCCAGACAAGTGA
- a CDS encoding hypothetical protein (EggNog:ENOG41): protein MKVFLPIMALAGLGLAADMNVWDLDDSCQTPERKGAFDEAYSDAEVLAVKAQEDLEKLKSARPDFVSNMRTNWDRIARAATNMFGFVPNKDGHDPNEEHYSNVRYVYDRMVKTLHNDEMTPANGYGGLKPLLLCDESKFVWVGRDDKDPHDPAGRPLRESRPKEMADNKAGAWVYKKRYLVNSVKQASTGLCRPGVFAITLTRNDFIIFCPPSFSDEVAGTKSAVDAKDSVQKDDMLDTYSATSLSRVMVHELAHWFGGDKTGGPENRNIPDQQAVGKEGALVWQKPDGKRTTDASLADLKKYLTYNFMWVSNLARSHEGPNAGNCGPSKATFTAESYALFALMSYMDNWDWANDGKAKPFVDEMIPYERLPNSKKVRLG from the exons ATGAAGGTCTTCTTACCTATCATGGCCCTCGCTGGGCTTGGCTTAGCCGCAGACATGAATGTCTGGGACCTCGACGACTCTTGCCAAACACCCGAACGCAAAGGTGCTTTCGACGAGGCGTACAGCGATGCAGAAGTTCTAGCAGTCAAGGCTCAagaagaccttgagaagctcaaaagCGCGCGTCCAGACTTTGTGTCAAACATGCGAACCAATTGGGACCGCATCGCAAGGGCTGCGACCAACATGTTTGGCTTTGTGCCAAATAAAGATGGCCATGATCCCAACGAGGAGCATTACTCGAATGTTAGAT ATGTATATGATCGCATGGTCAAGACCCTTCACAACGACGAGATGACTCCAGCCAATGGCTACGGCGGACTTAAGCCTCTTCTCCTATGCGACGAAAGCAAGTTTGTCTGGGTCGGAAGAGACGACAAGGATCCCCATGATCCAGCAGGACGCCCCCTCCGCGAGTCTAGACCCAAGGAGATGGCGGATAACAAAGCCGGAGCTTGGGTCTACAAAAAGCGATACCTGGTGAATAGCGTCAAGCAAGCCAGCACGGGCCTCTGCAGACCAGGCGTGTTCGCCATCACCCTGACCAGAAacgacttcatcatcttttGTCCTCCATCGTTCAGTGACGAGGTGGCTGGTACAAAgtctgctgttgatgctaaAGACAGCGTTCAGAAGGACGATATGCTGGATACATACTCAGCCACTAGCCTTTCTCGAGTCATGGTCCACGAGCTTGCCCATTGGTTTGGCGGTGATAAGACTGGTGGACCTGAGAACCGCAATA TTCCTGATCAACAAGCTGTCGGAAAGGAGGGAGCCCTCGTCTGGCAGAAGCCCGACGGCAAACGCACCACTGATGCGAGTCTCGCGGACCTCAAGAAATACCTGACAT ACAACTTTATGTGGGTTTCCAACTTGGCGCGTTCCCACGAGGGCCCCAACGCAGGAAATTGCGGCCCGAGCAAAGCCACTTTCACGGCTGAGTCTTATGCACTTTTCGCGCTAATGTC TTACATGGATAACTGGGATTGGGCTAATGATGGGAAGGCAAAGCCATTTGTTGACGAAATGATCCCATATGAGAGACTTCCCAACAGTAAGAAGGTTCGGTTGGGGTAG